Within the Gammaproteobacteria bacterium genome, the region ATCCTATGTAGCTTTTTCCAGCATTTCTAGTGGTTATATTTTATTTACACTTATTAGTATTCAACCAGGATATGTACTACTAATTGTGGGAAGACAATGTATTGCAATGGTTTTATGGTGATGACCAGTACGCAAAAGACAAGTTGGTATAGCGTTTTTTTGCTTAAACGACTTACACATTAATCTATAATCGTCATCCCGGAAAACAAAGTTGTTTATCCGGCATTTAATTATAAGCACAGGAATAACATGAACGACAACCCCTTGTTTAAACCCTTCGAGTCCAGAAACCTCACTCTGAAAAATCGCATTGTCATGGCGCCCATGACGCGTCAGTATTCCCCCGGCAATGTACCAAATGAATTGAACGCGGCCTATTATGCGCGTCGTGCCAAAGGCGGGGTTGGTTTGATCATCACCGAAGGCACATTGGTCGGGCACAAGGCCGCGAATGG harbors:
- a CDS encoding 12-oxophytodienoate reductase, whose translation is MNDNPLFKPFESRNLTLKNRIVMAPMTRQYSPGNVPNELNAAYYARRAKGGVGLIITEGTLVGHKAANG